The proteins below come from a single Mesobacillus jeotgali genomic window:
- the ggt gene encoding gamma-glutamyltransferase, with protein sequence MKRFLRTGLFALLSVLLLAGTMPATGLAKKPQFSYDQYSQVDVGKDGMVATAHPLASEIGAEVLRKGGNAIDAAVAIQFALTVVEPMMSGIGGGGFMMVYDGKTKETKIVNSRERAPEGATPDMFLDENGNPIPFSVRSTGGTAVGVPGTLKGLEAALEMWGTRPLQQLIGPAVKLADKGFPIDSVLADAIADNQDKLSRSAASEVFLPGGEPLQEGDVLVQDDLAKTFKLIRSQGTEAFYNGEIAEAVADVVQEFGGSMTPEDLEKYEVTVDEPVWGDYQGYEIASMPPPSSGGVFLLQMLKILDDFNLSQYDVRSAEKYHLLAEAMHLAYADRAAYAGDPEFVNVPVNGLLHPDYIKERQEMISLDSINQNPTAGDPWKYEDSEANYTQKSQPNDRKYGETTHFSVTDRWGNVVSYTTTIEQVFGTGIMVPGYGFMLNNELTDFDAVPGGANEVQPNKRPLSSMTPTIVFDNEGEPVLTVGSPGGPTIITSVLQTIIHAIEYDMELKQAVEEPRIYTNNLNSYRYENGISADTLSQLNTLGHKFGPSPTTIGNVQSILIDRENGIFKGVADSSRNGAAIGIDLKGKRK encoded by the coding sequence ATGAAAAGATTCTTACGTACTGGGCTATTTGCTCTTCTAAGTGTTCTGTTGCTCGCCGGTACCATGCCTGCGACGGGATTGGCAAAAAAACCGCAATTCAGCTATGACCAGTACAGCCAGGTTGATGTTGGCAAGGATGGTATGGTTGCAACAGCCCACCCTCTCGCATCCGAGATTGGTGCTGAAGTCCTTCGCAAAGGCGGAAATGCAATTGATGCTGCTGTAGCCATCCAGTTTGCACTGACTGTAGTCGAGCCAATGATGTCAGGAATCGGCGGCGGCGGTTTTATGATGGTTTATGACGGAAAAACAAAGGAAACCAAGATTGTGAACAGTCGTGAACGTGCTCCTGAAGGCGCGACACCAGATATGTTCCTGGATGAGAACGGAAATCCAATTCCTTTCTCCGTTCGGTCAACAGGCGGTACAGCAGTTGGAGTGCCGGGTACCCTGAAAGGTCTCGAAGCAGCGCTTGAAATGTGGGGAACTCGCCCGCTGCAACAGCTGATCGGACCGGCCGTCAAACTCGCTGACAAGGGTTTCCCAATTGATTCGGTCCTGGCAGATGCGATTGCGGATAATCAGGACAAGTTATCAAGATCTGCAGCAAGTGAAGTCTTCCTGCCTGGCGGAGAACCGCTTCAAGAGGGAGATGTTCTTGTTCAGGACGATTTGGCTAAAACCTTTAAGCTGATCCGCTCACAAGGTACAGAAGCATTTTATAATGGAGAAATTGCAGAAGCAGTTGCTGATGTTGTCCAGGAATTCGGAGGTTCAATGACTCCAGAGGACTTGGAAAAGTATGAGGTAACAGTGGATGAACCGGTGTGGGGCGACTATCAGGGCTATGAAATTGCCAGCATGCCACCACCAAGCTCAGGCGGTGTCTTCCTGCTGCAAATGTTGAAAATTCTTGATGATTTCAATCTTTCTCAGTATGATGTTCGATCTGCAGAAAAGTATCATCTTCTGGCCGAAGCTATGCACCTTGCCTACGCGGACCGGGCTGCCTACGCTGGAGATCCTGAATTTGTCAATGTGCCTGTGAATGGACTTTTACACCCCGATTACATCAAAGAGCGCCAGGAAATGATCAGTCTCGATTCAATCAATCAGAATCCAACAGCCGGCGACCCGTGGAAGTATGAGGATTCCGAAGCCAACTATACACAGAAAAGCCAGCCAAATGATCGGAAATATGGCGAAACAACCCACTTTTCTGTAACAGACAGATGGGGTAATGTCGTCTCCTATACAACAACCATTGAACAGGTTTTTGGAACGGGCATCATGGTGCCTGGTTATGGATTCATGCTGAACAATGAATTAACCGACTTCGATGCAGTCCCTGGCGGTGCGAATGAAGTGCAGCCAAACAAACGCCCTTTGAGCAGCATGACACCAACAATCGTTTTTGATAACGAAGGTGAACCAGTCTTAACGGTTGGCTCTCCTGGAGGCCCGACCATCATCACTTCAGTACTGCAAACCATTATCCATGCAATTGAGTACGATATGGAACTTAAGCAAGCAGTTGAGGAACCTAGAATCTACACAAATAATCTAAATTCCTACCGTTATGAAAACGGCATTAGTGCTGATACATTAAGTCAACTGAATACGTTGGGACATAAATTTGGGCCTAGTCCAACCACGATTGGAAATGTACAAAGCATTCTCATAGATCGTGAGAATGGTATTTTCAAAGGAGTCGCTGACTCAAGCCGAAACGGAGCAGCGATTGGTATCGACCTGAAAGGCAAACGAAAATAG
- a CDS encoding M14 family zinc carboxypeptidase, with the protein MKSLKRSMKITSAILILMLAFSSASFAALQPGGPSTNGKTNINSTLSYQEVVKILEGIERTSKGKVDVFTLDQYGKSEQGRSIYAAKVGTGPQKIWIQAQIHGNEKLVTEAALQLLKTYAQSGEKDVERVLEESTLYFIPMYNPDGAEMNLRQTKLTNSGKLIDLNRDWTAAGFEAVESRVVYAYWADVNPDFAIDLHHQGLKQVYARTNPRHSPLESHLLLTGQLCLVLVIMTSLSK; encoded by the coding sequence ATGAAATCGTTAAAAAGATCAATGAAGATTACCTCGGCTATTTTGATCCTGATGCTTGCATTCAGCTCGGCATCATTTGCCGCGTTACAGCCTGGCGGGCCATCCACGAACGGCAAAACGAACATTAACAGCACCCTATCTTACCAGGAAGTTGTCAAGATCCTTGAAGGCATCGAAAGAACGAGCAAAGGAAAGGTTGATGTATTTACGCTCGACCAGTATGGAAAGTCCGAGCAGGGCAGAAGCATTTATGCTGCAAAAGTTGGGACAGGTCCTCAGAAAATTTGGATTCAAGCGCAAATCCACGGTAATGAGAAACTGGTTACAGAAGCAGCACTCCAGCTTTTAAAGACTTACGCACAGAGCGGGGAGAAGGATGTTGAGAGGGTTCTCGAAGAGTCTACGCTTTATTTCATCCCAATGTACAATCCGGATGGAGCAGAAATGAACTTACGTCAAACCAAACTTACGAATAGCGGTAAATTAATCGATCTTAACCGCGATTGGACGGCGGCTGGTTTTGAAGCAGTAGAATCCAGAGTGGTTTACGCCTACTGGGCAGACGTGAACCCTGATTTTGCGATAGACCTTCACCATCAGGGGTTGAAACAAGTGTATGCACGAACGAATCCACGTCATTCTCCCTTGGAATCTCACTTGCTCCTGACGGGCCAACTTTGCCTAGTACTGGTTATAATGACATCACTAAGCAAATGA
- the ftsZ gene encoding cell division protein FtsZ yields the protein MLEFDTNIDQFATIKVIGVGGGGNNAVNRMIEDGVQGVEFISVNTDAQALNMSKAEVTMQIGGSLTRGLGAGANPEIGKKAVEESRNQIRDVLQGADMVFVTAGMGGGTGTGAAPEIAHIARELGALTIGVVTRPFTFEGRKRAQNAAAGIEEMKKAVNTLIIIPNERLLEIVDKKTPMLEAFREADNVLRQGVQGISDLIAVPGLINLDFADVKTIMSHNGTALMGIGVASGDDRAAEAAKKAISSPLLETSINGAKGVLMNITGGVNLSLYEVQEAADIVAAATDDQLNMIFGSVINENLTNEIMVTVIATGFDHDEEEAPTSNSSRRPGDMIANSREQYHAHSRQREPVAYAETGNYGLPQNYGQSGQYSNQPAYDEPANYDRGTQQQDDSHDIPAFLRKRSRRR from the coding sequence ATGCTAGAATTTGACACTAATATCGATCAATTTGCCACTATAAAAGTAATTGGGGTTGGCGGCGGCGGAAATAATGCCGTGAACCGGATGATTGAGGATGGCGTGCAGGGGGTGGAGTTCATCTCTGTGAATACCGATGCGCAGGCTCTCAATATGTCAAAAGCGGAGGTCACGATGCAAATTGGCGGTTCGCTGACTAGGGGCCTGGGGGCCGGAGCCAATCCTGAAATCGGCAAAAAGGCTGTCGAGGAAAGCAGGAATCAGATCAGGGATGTGTTGCAAGGTGCGGACATGGTGTTTGTAACAGCCGGAATGGGCGGCGGAACCGGGACCGGAGCTGCGCCGGAGATTGCCCATATCGCACGCGAACTTGGCGCACTTACAATTGGAGTAGTGACTCGTCCGTTCACTTTTGAAGGGCGTAAGCGGGCACAAAATGCGGCAGCCGGAATTGAAGAGATGAAGAAAGCCGTTAATACCTTAATCATCATCCCAAACGAGCGATTGCTGGAAATCGTCGACAAGAAAACACCGATGCTTGAAGCCTTCCGTGAGGCGGACAATGTTCTCAGGCAGGGTGTCCAGGGCATTTCCGACTTGATCGCCGTGCCAGGCTTGATTAACCTGGACTTTGCTGACGTGAAAACGATTATGTCCCATAATGGAACGGCACTCATGGGCATCGGAGTGGCTTCAGGCGATGACCGTGCTGCCGAAGCTGCCAAAAAGGCCATCTCCTCACCACTGCTTGAAACAAGCATCAATGGTGCGAAAGGAGTGCTGATGAACATCACCGGGGGTGTGAACCTCAGTTTGTATGAAGTCCAGGAAGCGGCTGATATTGTGGCGGCTGCAACAGATGACCAGCTAAACATGATTTTTGGGTCGGTCATCAATGAAAACCTGACAAATGAAATCATGGTGACCGTGATTGCGACCGGCTTCGATCATGATGAGGAGGAAGCTCCGACATCGAACTCATCGCGACGTCCTGGAGACATGATTGCTAATTCCCGTGAGCAATACCATGCTCATTCGAGACAGCGAGAGCCTGTTGCCTATGCTGAAACCGGGAATTACGGTCTTCCCCAAAACTACGGTCAGTCTGGCCAATACAGCAATCAGCCTGCCTACGATGAGCCAGCGAATTATGATCGGGGTACCCAGCAGCAAGACGACTCGCATGATATTCCAGCGTTCTTGCGGAAGCGAAGCAGAAGGCGGTAA
- a CDS encoding DDE-type integrase/transposase/recombinase, whose amino-acid sequence MSDHKKSEELAVQRFQLISPLLAEGLDAGKVKELRDQIAKASGLSERTIRRYLAQFQVDGFGGLKPQGRKGAQKSEAIPPHLLEQAILLRKEVPSRSVAQIIQILEWEGLAEPGQIKRSTLQEKLTEKGYSTRHMRLYSQTGVAARRFQKRHRNQLWQSDIKYGPYLPIGPNGMKKQVYLVAFIDDATRFVLHAAFYPTLDSRIIEDAFRQAIQKYGVPEAVYFDNGKQYRTKWMSRTCSKIGTRLTYTRPYSAESKGKIERFNRVIDSFISEAVIEKPNTLDRLNELFQVWLTECYQNKPHSALGEKISPETAFRSDKKAIRFIDPDTLSNAFLHCETRKVDKSGCISFMDQKYEVGLTFIGRQVEVVYDPANIEELTIEFEGHIPWKAKKLVIGERAGKRPALPEHLQVQDVESSRLLKAAERKNQERQTEQKPAVTFRAVWKEDDSRV is encoded by the coding sequence ATGAGTGATCATAAGAAATCAGAAGAATTGGCAGTGCAGCGTTTTCAGCTGATATCCCCTTTATTGGCAGAGGGGCTTGACGCTGGGAAAGTAAAGGAGTTAAGAGACCAGATAGCGAAGGCTAGCGGTCTTTCTGAAAGAACCATCAGGCGATATTTGGCTCAATTTCAGGTAGATGGGTTTGGAGGACTAAAGCCGCAAGGAAGAAAAGGTGCTCAAAAGTCTGAGGCTATCCCTCCTCATTTATTGGAACAGGCAATCCTTCTGCGTAAGGAAGTGCCGAGCCGGAGCGTGGCTCAAATCATACAGATACTCGAGTGGGAAGGGTTGGCTGAACCAGGGCAGATCAAAAGGTCAACGCTCCAGGAAAAGCTCACTGAAAAAGGTTACAGCACACGGCATATGCGACTCTACTCCCAGACAGGAGTAGCTGCCAGGAGATTTCAGAAGCGACATCGCAACCAACTCTGGCAATCAGATATCAAGTATGGCCCTTACCTGCCAATTGGTCCGAATGGAATGAAGAAACAAGTATATCTTGTCGCCTTTATCGACGACGCCACCAGATTTGTGCTTCACGCAGCTTTCTACCCTACTTTGGATTCAAGGATCATTGAAGATGCCTTTCGGCAGGCCATACAAAAGTATGGTGTTCCAGAAGCTGTTTATTTTGATAATGGAAAGCAATATCGAACCAAATGGATGTCGCGTACCTGCTCAAAAATAGGCACCCGCCTTACATACACAAGGCCATACTCAGCTGAATCAAAAGGGAAAATTGAACGCTTTAACAGAGTAATAGATTCATTCATAAGTGAGGCTGTCATCGAAAAACCCAATACACTTGATCGTCTGAATGAGCTTTTCCAAGTGTGGCTGACAGAGTGTTATCAGAATAAGCCTCATTCTGCACTTGGGGAGAAAATCAGCCCGGAAACGGCATTTCGTTCAGATAAGAAAGCGATTCGGTTCATCGATCCGGATACGTTGAGTAATGCATTTCTCCATTGTGAAACGAGGAAAGTTGATAAATCAGGATGCATCAGTTTCATGGATCAAAAATATGAGGTGGGCCTGACATTCATTGGACGACAGGTTGAAGTTGTTTATGACCCTGCGAATATCGAGGAGCTAACCATTGAGTTCGAGGGTCATATTCCATGGAAAGCCAAGAAGCTGGTCATTGGGGAAAGAGCTGGGAAGCGTCCTGCATTACCTGAGCACCTGCAGGTGCAGGATGTAGAATCTTCAAGACTATTAAAGGCAGCTGAACGAAAGAACCAGGAACGTCAAACTGAACAGAAACCTGCCGTGACCTTCCGTGCCGTTTGGAAGGAGGATGATTCTCGTGTTTGA
- a CDS encoding histidine phosphatase family protein, which yields MIKLYITRHGETTWNTEKRMQGWQDSNLTENGKKNAESLGERLKDIEFEAIYSSPSGRAKTTTELVKGNREIPVIFDDHLREMNLGTWEGQTMDSIRETNPIEIDHFWNAPELFVPVGGETFIDVRERALKTLGRIKNDHLTGNILIVTHSVMIKTLFSIFNQSPIEKLWDPPFIHDTSLTIVEMNEDEFKIVLEGDISHKSPVFLNQ from the coding sequence ATGATAAAACTTTACATTACAAGGCACGGAGAAACTACTTGGAACACTGAAAAAAGAATGCAAGGATGGCAGGATTCGAACCTGACTGAAAACGGCAAGAAAAATGCAGAGTCTTTAGGCGAGAGGTTAAAGGACATTGAATTTGAAGCAATATATTCGAGTCCAAGCGGGAGAGCGAAAACTACCACTGAACTAGTTAAAGGCAATCGAGAAATACCTGTTATTTTCGATGACCATCTCAGGGAAATGAACTTGGGAACATGGGAAGGTCAAACGATGGATTCAATTAGGGAAACTAACCCGATAGAAATCGATCATTTTTGGAATGCACCAGAACTTTTTGTTCCAGTTGGCGGAGAAACATTTATTGACGTTAGAGAAAGAGCGTTAAAGACCCTTGGACGAATTAAGAACGATCACTTAACAGGAAACATCCTGATCGTTACGCATTCGGTCATGATTAAAACTTTATTTTCTATCTTCAATCAATCACCTATTGAAAAATTATGGGATCCGCCTTTTATACATGACACTAGCCTTACAATTGTTGAAATGAACGAGGATGAATTTAAAATCGTTTTGGAAGGAGATATTTCACATAAATCTCCTGTCTTTTTAAATCAATAA
- a CDS encoding DUF4440 domain-containing protein: MLNEALKAVEEYRNVLKSNDVNEVNKWISKDFIGYFGYYNDRDYEVYTGASYKLSNVETFESYQGKNTQWQYTDLTSNLRSENEIILSSIIDFYFSGKKVASALAIEIFKKEQEGWKLYRQHMERYSSS; this comes from the coding sequence GTGCTAAATGAAGCTCTTAAAGCAGTTGAGGAGTATCGCAATGTACTAAAAAGCAATGATGTGAACGAAGTGAATAAATGGATATCAAAGGACTTTATTGGATATTTTGGTTATTACAATGATCGGGATTACGAGGTTTATACCGGAGCCTCTTATAAACTATCAAATGTGGAAACATTTGAGTCATACCAAGGGAAAAATACTCAATGGCAGTATACCGACTTAACCAGCAATCTCAGGTCGGAAAATGAGATTATTCTGTCATCGATAATCGACTTTTATTTTTCAGGTAAAAAAGTAGCAAGCGCCTTGGCTATAGAAATTTTTAAAAAAGAACAGGAAGGCTGGAAGTTATACAGACAGCATATGGAGAGATATTCCTCTAGTTAA
- a CDS encoding GNAT family N-acetyltransferase, with protein sequence MTINLKSCTLEDLQTLQEISRETFDETFRAQNSPENMSAYLEKAFNLKQLESELSHPSSQFFFVYYLDEVAGYLKVNTNDAQTEKMGNECLEIERIYVKNKFQKLGLGKYLFNIAIEMAMESGKEKVWLGVWEKNENAIAFYKKMEFVQTGEHSFYMGDEEQIDLIMTKTLHD encoded by the coding sequence ATGACAATAAACTTAAAAAGCTGTACTCTTGAGGATTTGCAAACACTTCAAGAAATTAGTAGAGAAACATTTGACGAAACTTTTAGGGCACAGAATTCCCCTGAGAATATGAGTGCCTACTTAGAGAAGGCATTTAACTTAAAACAACTGGAAAGCGAACTATCCCATCCTTCATCACAATTCTTTTTCGTATACTACCTTGATGAAGTTGCTGGATATTTGAAGGTTAATACCAATGATGCTCAAACTGAAAAAATGGGTAATGAGTGCTTGGAAATTGAAAGAATTTATGTGAAAAACAAATTTCAAAAGCTAGGTCTTGGCAAGTATCTGTTTAATATAGCTATCGAAATGGCAATGGAAAGCGGTAAAGAGAAAGTCTGGCTGGGTGTATGGGAAAAGAATGAAAATGCCATCGCTTTTTATAAAAAAATGGAGTTTGTCCAAACTGGAGAGCACTCTTTTTACATGGGGGATGAAGAACAAATAGACTTGATCATGACTAAGACACTGCATGATTAA
- a CDS encoding GNAT family N-acetyltransferase: MVTTLLPKVTLRELTLQDAEDRYNWCLDKEVTKHLNMPEKYPPFSMEETETWIKMCMAKTNGYEQKAIMTQQGKHIGWIDLKNIDRLNKHAELGIAIGDKSYWGKGYGLSAMNEMLLWGFKELELNKIWLRVEIDNEKAIKSYKKIGYIEKGILREDRLRNGEFVDRLRMSILKNEFYNKAVI; encoded by the coding sequence ATGGTAACAACGTTATTGCCAAAGGTAACTTTAAGGGAGTTAACTTTACAGGATGCTGAGGATCGGTATAACTGGTGTCTGGATAAAGAAGTAACGAAACATTTGAATATGCCAGAGAAATATCCTCCCTTCAGCATGGAAGAGACAGAGACGTGGATAAAAATGTGTATGGCTAAGACAAATGGATATGAACAAAAAGCTATCATGACCCAACAGGGTAAACACATCGGCTGGATTGATTTAAAGAACATTGATAGGTTAAACAAGCATGCAGAGTTAGGTATTGCGATAGGCGATAAAAGTTACTGGGGTAAAGGGTATGGCTTATCAGCAATGAACGAAATGCTATTATGGGGATTTAAAGAATTGGAGTTAAATAAGATATGGCTTAGAGTGGAGATAGATAATGAGAAAGCCATTAAATCTTACAAAAAAATAGGATACATAGAAAAAGGAATTCTGAGAGAAGACAGATTAAGAAACGGTGAATTTGTAGATCGGTTAAGAATGAGCATTCTTAAAAATGAATTTTACAACAAAGCGGTTATTTAG
- a CDS encoding polysaccharide biosynthesis C-terminal domain-containing protein, producing MSKTPIYQNIDTFTINNLFQSIGYKLNEAETINSVIGLAQILVMVPVSLATAFGMSLIPGLTSDFIGGRIVEVRNKISETIQIIVFFTLPAAMGLCILGAPIYITIFGVENSPELGGYLLQWYSLAAIFFAMFTVTAAIMQGINEQKKLIIGILLGVFLKIVLNYILVPYFKEAAPILATYFGFMISILFNIFIIKKTIQFRLTPLLKTLKGIFLLVLTMSMAVWCVKLFSELWLPKGLSIYSRAAITSIISISTGVFVYLGLGYKLHMVKRFSLRSKSK from the coding sequence ATGTCAAAAACACCAATTTATCAAAACATTGATACCTTTACCATTAATAATTTGTTTCAGTCTATAGGATACAAGTTAAATGAAGCGGAGACTATTAATTCAGTTATTGGATTAGCGCAAATTCTCGTGATGGTACCTGTGTCATTGGCTACAGCATTCGGCATGTCTTTGATACCGGGTTTAACTTCAGATTTTATTGGTGGAAGAATAGTAGAAGTAAGAAATAAGATTTCTGAAACCATCCAAATTATTGTGTTCTTTACTCTTCCAGCTGCTATGGGCCTATGTATTCTTGGAGCCCCTATTTATATCACGATTTTCGGGGTTGAAAACAGTCCTGAGCTGGGCGGGTACCTTTTACAATGGTACTCTTTAGCCGCAATATTTTTTGCAATGTTTACAGTAACAGCTGCAATTATGCAAGGAATAAATGAACAAAAGAAATTAATCATAGGAATCCTTTTAGGAGTTTTTTTGAAGATCGTTTTAAACTACATACTTGTGCCATATTTCAAGGAAGCTGCCCCAATTTTAGCTACTTACTTTGGTTTTATGATCTCTATTCTATTTAACATTTTCATCATTAAGAAAACAATTCAATTCAGGTTAACACCATTACTTAAAACATTAAAGGGCATTTTCTTGTTAGTTTTGACCATGTCAATGGCTGTTTGGTGTGTAAAACTTTTTTCAGAACTATGGTTGCCAAAAGGTTTGAGCATATATTCTCGTGCTGCAATAACTTCAATTATCTCCATCTCTACGGGGGTATTCGTTTATTTAGGATTAGGTTACAAGCTGCATATGGTAAAGAGATTTTCATTGAGAAGTAAGAGTAAATAG
- a CDS encoding DUF6431 domain-containing protein, with translation MKTLLLEFLVRGAGRIPSPCCGKDMLVRGTKNRKAKDHTGQSKTYNIRRMQCTNCQTIHHELPDLLIPYKRYEAECIEDVLTNPSTHIVAAEDSTLSRWHGWFHQLMDYWIGCLNSIMIRTNQGKIPQDVTSKCSGTALQRIGRLVGDANGWLTRIVRPIANINLWLHTRSAFIVQ, from the coding sequence TTGAAAACACTCTTACTGGAGTTTTTAGTTAGGGGTGCGGGGAGGATCCCTTCCCCTTGCTGTGGTAAAGACATGTTGGTTAGAGGTACAAAGAATCGAAAAGCCAAGGATCATACAGGTCAGAGTAAAACATATAACATCCGAAGAATGCAGTGCACCAATTGTCAGACCATCCATCATGAACTTCCAGATTTATTGATTCCTTATAAACGCTATGAGGCTGAATGTATCGAAGACGTTCTTACGAACCCATCCACCCACATTGTTGCTGCCGAAGATTCCACTCTTTCAAGATGGCACGGTTGGTTTCATCAATTAATGGATTATTGGATCGGCTGTTTGAACTCCATCATGATCAGGACCAACCAGGGAAAGATCCCCCAGGATGTTACGTCCAAATGTTCAGGGACCGCACTTCAAAGGATAGGACGCTTGGTAGGAGATGCCAATGGATGGCTGACAAGAATTGTCCGGCCCATCGCAAATATAAATTTATGGTTACACACCCGTTCCGCATTCATTGTCCAATAG
- a CDS encoding DUF4177 domain-containing protein, with amino-acid sequence MYEYQFVETSLGGFFSSPTHRETVSEYAAEGWRLVQVLPLEYNGHGKPTSYEIIFERPVQD; translated from the coding sequence ATGTACGAATATCAATTTGTAGAAACTTCACTCGGAGGATTTTTCTCTTCGCCAACACATCGGGAAACCGTAAGTGAGTATGCAGCTGAGGGCTGGAGGTTGGTACAAGTTTTGCCTTTAGAATACAATGGCCACGGAAAACCTACTTCTTATGAGATCATCTTTGAAAGACCGGTTCAGGATTAG